A genomic region of Leptospira mtsangambouensis contains the following coding sequences:
- the rpsJ gene encoding 30S ribosomal protein S10, whose protein sequence is MAGQRIRVKLKAFDHRLIDQSTFEIVATAKRTGATVSGPIPLPTKKEIYTVLRSPHVNKKAREQFEMRTHKRLIDILNTNEDTVEALMKLQLPAGVSVDIKS, encoded by the coding sequence ATGGCTGGACAAAGAATTCGCGTTAAGTTAAAAGCTTTCGATCATCGGTTGATTGACCAATCAACCTTTGAAATCGTTGCAACTGCGAAGAGGACCGGAGCTACTGTCTCCGGTCCAATCCCACTTCCAACGAAAAAAGAAATCTACACGGTATTACGTTCTCCGCACGTGAATAAAAAAGCTAGAGAACAATTTGAAATGAGAACTCACAAGAGACTCATCGATATTTTAAATACGAATGAAGATACGGTAGAAGCCCTGATGAAGCTTCAACTCCCTGCTGGAGTTTCCGTAGATATTAAATCCTAA